The Athalia rosae chromosome 7, iyAthRosa1.1, whole genome shotgun sequence genome window below encodes:
- the LOC125501812 gene encoding WD repeat-containing protein 19-like has product MRPEYQTQIHANCSKKIEAIVRKAPKTKDPEAENEPLTPCPYCKNKLPETKVMCDKCKSTIPFCIATGRHLLKEDFTVCLQYEFPKIATEFLRIIESEEVCPMCTEHVDPNMVSSSINIHSFLDAQDTNV; this is encoded by the exons ATGCGGCCTGAATACCAAACGCAAATCCATGCCAACTGTAGcaagaaaattgaagcgatTGTGAGGAAGGCTCCAAAGACAAAGGATCCTGAAGCTGAGAACGAGCCATTGACACCTTGTCCttattgcaaaaataaattacctgaGACGAAAGTCATGTGTGACAAATGCAAGAGCACCATACCTTTTTGCATTGCTACG GGTCGTCACCTTCTCAAAGAAGACTTTACAGTTTGTCTACAATATGAGTTTCCCAAAATCGCAACTGAGTTCCTGCG AATCATCGAAAGTGAAGAAGTTTGTCCAATGTGTACGGAACATGTGGATCCAAATATGGTGTCATCGAGCATCaacattcattcattcctcgATGCACAAGATACCAATGTTTAA